Proteins encoded together in one Streptomyces sp. TLI_171 window:
- a CDS encoding TetR/AcrR family transcriptional regulator produces MTDRVVPEPARRRRRPTKHGTVLSEQVIIDTALRLVGQHGAQAFTVRRLGIALGADPSAIYRYFHSADDLLLAVADELIGLGLHGWQPTGDWRADLREVGLRIHARSTAHPQAAVLAAYRTTGRANEIRAIETMLGILRGAGFPDPDAVSLYHAFIDQALGFAVLDSAALALPAPAQHADLGVWDTAYRDLPADTHPHIAATADLLAADMRRSAYPLALDLLLDALAARLPPRP; encoded by the coding sequence ATGACCGACCGCGTCGTCCCCGAGCCCGCGCGCCGCCGCCGGCGCCCCACCAAGCACGGCACCGTGCTCTCCGAACAGGTCATCATCGACACCGCGCTGCGCCTGGTCGGCCAGCACGGCGCCCAGGCCTTCACCGTCCGCCGCCTGGGCATCGCGCTCGGCGCGGACCCGAGCGCGATCTACCGCTACTTCCACAGCGCCGACGACCTGCTGCTGGCCGTCGCCGACGAACTGATCGGCCTCGGCCTGCACGGCTGGCAGCCCACCGGCGACTGGCGCGCCGACCTGCGCGAGGTCGGCCTGCGGATCCACGCCCGCTCCACCGCCCACCCGCAGGCCGCCGTGCTCGCCGCGTACCGCACCACGGGCCGCGCCAACGAGATCCGGGCCATCGAGACCATGCTCGGCATCCTCCGCGGGGCCGGCTTCCCCGACCCCGACGCCGTCAGCCTCTACCACGCCTTCATCGACCAGGCCCTCGGCTTCGCCGTCCTCGACTCCGCCGCCCTCGCCCTGCCCGCCCCCGCCCAACACGCCGACCTGGGCGTCTGGGACACCGCCTACCGCGACCTCCCCGCCGACACCCACCCCCACATCGCCGCCACCGCCGACCTGCTCGCCGCCGACATGCGCCGCAGCGCCTACCCGCTGGCCCTCGACCTCCTCCTCGACGCCCTCGCCGCCCGCCTGCCACCCCGCCCCTGA
- a CDS encoding VOC family protein, producing MRIYITTVFVEDQAKALGFYTEVLGFVKKHDVPLGAGARWLTVVSAEQPEGTELLLEPSGHRAVPPYKQALHQDGIPAASFAVDDVPAEYERLRALGVTFTQEPRTMGPVTTAVFDDTCGNLIQIVHAP from the coding sequence ATGCGGATCTACATCACCACCGTCTTCGTCGAGGACCAGGCGAAGGCCCTCGGCTTCTACACCGAGGTGCTCGGCTTCGTGAAGAAGCACGACGTCCCGCTCGGCGCCGGGGCCCGCTGGCTGACGGTGGTCTCCGCCGAGCAGCCCGAGGGCACCGAACTGCTGCTGGAGCCCTCCGGCCACCGCGCCGTCCCCCCGTACAAGCAGGCGCTGCACCAGGACGGCATCCCCGCCGCGTCCTTCGCGGTGGACGACGTGCCGGCCGAGTACGAGCGCCTGCGGGCCCTCGGGGTGACGTTCACCCAGGAGCCGCGCACCATGGGCCCGGTGACCACCGCCGTCTTCGACGACACCTGCGGGAACCTGATCCAGATCGTGCACGCCCCGTAG
- a CDS encoding APC family permease, whose translation MRKSVGVGAVVVIAASSTAATTSIGIGLGLMAGVVGLHLPAIMLLAFLPVLGIACGYGRLNRVEPDAGSSYRWVGKALNPWLGFLTGWVNIVTTVVFMAYTTTVTGSALIQLAGTAGLHSLPGVRLDPDSSFQCTLIGMLVLLAATVVAVRGLDLAARLQKYLLIFEYAVLLAFCGYGLFAGDQPFSLSWYDPFEIPSMASLAQGMVLAVFCYWGFESVFSVGEEVHDPKDATRGGFLSLLLMLGLFLFAGTAFQRVLPIEELADNGATGLAYFAEKLADQPLAALPLVALTFSAAASLQAAVIPTARGTYAMGRDGTLGRVWTRLHPRFRTPSTGTWLITGIALALSVLALVIPTVTELISATVNAIGIVVALYYALVAIASAVRFRRLLRDDLAEGLKAVVAPLLGGAVLLLVGGYLAWTFYDSTDHFELAAANGWFELSVPVLMIGSGLVAAAWSRWGRRSAYFTGATDRAGAAEPAETPAAA comes from the coding sequence ATGCGCAAGTCGGTCGGCGTCGGCGCGGTGGTGGTGATCGCCGCGTCCAGCACGGCCGCCACCACCTCGATCGGCATCGGCCTCGGCCTGATGGCGGGCGTGGTCGGCCTGCACCTGCCGGCCATCATGCTGCTGGCGTTCCTGCCGGTGCTCGGCATCGCCTGCGGCTACGGCCGCCTCAACCGGGTCGAGCCGGACGCGGGCAGCTCCTACCGCTGGGTCGGCAAGGCGCTGAACCCCTGGCTGGGCTTCCTCACCGGCTGGGTGAACATCGTCACCACCGTGGTGTTCATGGCGTACACCACCACCGTCACCGGCTCCGCGCTGATCCAGCTGGCGGGCACGGCCGGACTGCACTCGCTGCCCGGCGTGCGCCTGGACCCGGACTCCAGCTTCCAGTGCACGCTGATCGGCATGCTGGTGCTGCTCGCCGCCACCGTGGTCGCCGTCCGCGGCCTGGACCTGGCGGCCCGGCTGCAGAAGTACCTGCTGATCTTCGAGTACGCGGTGCTGCTGGCGTTCTGCGGCTACGGCCTGTTCGCCGGCGACCAGCCGTTCAGCCTGTCCTGGTACGACCCGTTCGAGATCCCGTCGATGGCCTCGCTGGCCCAGGGCATGGTGCTGGCGGTGTTCTGCTACTGGGGCTTCGAGTCGGTGTTCAGCGTCGGCGAGGAGGTGCACGACCCGAAGGACGCCACCCGGGGCGGGTTCCTGTCGCTGCTGCTGATGCTCGGCCTGTTCCTGTTCGCCGGCACCGCGTTCCAACGGGTGCTGCCGATCGAGGAGCTGGCGGACAACGGGGCCACCGGCCTGGCGTACTTCGCCGAGAAGCTGGCCGATCAGCCGCTCGCCGCGCTGCCGCTGGTGGCGCTGACCTTCTCTGCGGCGGCCTCGCTGCAGGCCGCGGTGATCCCGACCGCTCGCGGCACCTACGCGATGGGCCGCGACGGCACCCTCGGCCGCGTGTGGACCAGGCTGCACCCGCGCTTCCGCACCCCGTCCACCGGCACCTGGCTGATCACCGGCATCGCGCTGGCGCTGTCCGTTCTGGCGCTGGTCATCCCGACCGTCACCGAGCTGATCTCTGCGACCGTCAACGCCATCGGCATCGTGGTCGCGCTGTACTACGCGCTGGTCGCGATCGCCTCCGCGGTGCGGTTCCGGCGCCTGCTGCGGGACGACCTCGCGGAGGGGCTGAAGGCGGTGGTGGCGCCGCTGCTCGGCGGCGCGGTGCTGCTGCTGGTCGGGGGCTACCTCGCCTGGACCTTCTACGACTCCACCGACCACTTCGAACTCGCCGCCGCCAACGGCTGGTTCGAGCTCTCGGTGCCGGTGCTGATGATCGGCTCCGGCCTGGTCGCCGCCGCCTGGTCGCGCTGGGGCCGCCGCTCTGCCTACTTCACCGGCGCCACCGACCGGGCCGGTGCCGCCGAACCGGCGGAGACCCCCGCCGCCGCCTGA
- a CDS encoding dolichyl-phosphate-mannose--protein mannosyltransferase, whose product MTDAQVTRPARRAKKAPAVSTGTTTVSADHLRQLRRQGYAAPPRPSVGERLVTPFPEPGSRLRHSCGPAPATVRRLARWSSWGGPLLVTLFAGLARFWQLGSPRAVVFDETYYAKDAWSLLRLGYEGSWPDRTVADPQILGSPQLVPLSDSGAFVAHPPTGKWVIGLGEWMFGLGPFGWRFMTAALGTLSVLMLCRIGRRLFRSTLLGCLAGALMAVDGLHYVMSRTALLDLMVMVFALAAFGALLLDRDRTRARLAAALPADGARPAGSRHPGDRAGTGPRPWRLTAGLFLGLSASVKWNGLYFLAFFLVLTLLWDAGARRTAGAHRPCRAVLRKDTWSALALGAVAALTYLATWTGWLLSDRGYGRHWADGRGGAWSWIPAPLRSLWHYEHDVYRFNVGLHTPHAYESNPWSWLVQGRPVLFHYTQAEPGTAGCHAATACVQTVLALGTPLLWWSACCALAFLLYRWALRRDWRSGAVLCGVGAGYLPWFGYQDRTIFSFYAVAFVPYLCLALTMLLAALPGPPDASEGRRLRGVTVAAVLVLLIAWNFLHFLPIYTGRTVPYPDWRARLWLDSWF is encoded by the coding sequence ATGACGGACGCCCAGGTCACCCGTCCGGCCCGCCGCGCGAAGAAGGCCCCCGCCGTGAGCACCGGGACCACGACCGTCTCCGCCGACCACCTCCGGCAGCTGCGCCGGCAGGGCTACGCCGCCCCGCCCCGACCGTCCGTCGGGGAACGGCTGGTGACGCCGTTCCCGGAGCCCGGATCGCGGCTGCGGCACTCCTGCGGACCCGCCCCGGCGACAGTGCGCCGACTGGCCCGCTGGTCCAGCTGGGGCGGGCCGCTGCTGGTCACGCTGTTCGCCGGGCTGGCGCGCTTCTGGCAGCTGGGCAGCCCGCGGGCGGTGGTGTTCGACGAGACGTACTACGCGAAGGACGCCTGGTCCCTGCTGCGGCTCGGCTACGAGGGCAGCTGGCCGGACCGCACCGTCGCCGACCCGCAGATCCTCGGCAGCCCGCAGCTGGTCCCGCTCTCCGACTCCGGGGCGTTCGTCGCGCACCCGCCGACCGGCAAGTGGGTGATCGGCCTCGGCGAGTGGATGTTCGGCCTCGGCCCGTTCGGCTGGCGCTTCATGACCGCGGCGCTGGGCACCCTCTCGGTGCTGATGCTGTGCCGGATCGGACGCCGCCTGTTCCGCTCCACCCTGCTGGGCTGCCTGGCCGGGGCGCTGATGGCGGTCGACGGCCTGCACTACGTGATGAGCCGCACCGCGCTGCTCGACCTGATGGTGATGGTGTTCGCGCTGGCGGCGTTCGGGGCGCTGCTGCTCGACCGGGACCGGACCCGGGCCCGGCTGGCCGCCGCCCTGCCCGCGGACGGCGCACGACCGGCCGGGAGCCGGCACCCCGGCGACCGCGCCGGGACGGGCCCGCGGCCCTGGCGGCTCACGGCCGGGCTGTTCCTCGGACTCTCGGCCTCGGTCAAGTGGAACGGCCTGTACTTCCTGGCCTTCTTCCTCGTCCTCACCCTGCTGTGGGACGCCGGCGCCCGCCGCACCGCGGGCGCCCACCGCCCCTGCCGCGCGGTGCTGCGCAAGGACACCTGGTCGGCGCTCGCCCTCGGCGCGGTCGCCGCCCTGACCTACCTGGCGACCTGGACCGGCTGGCTGCTGTCCGACCGCGGCTACGGCCGGCACTGGGCGGACGGCCGCGGCGGCGCCTGGTCCTGGATCCCGGCGCCGCTGCGCAGCCTCTGGCACTACGAGCACGACGTGTACCGGTTCAACGTGGGCCTGCACACGCCGCACGCGTACGAGTCGAACCCGTGGAGCTGGCTGGTCCAGGGCCGCCCCGTGCTGTTCCACTACACCCAGGCCGAGCCCGGCACGGCCGGCTGCCACGCCGCCACCGCCTGCGTGCAGACGGTCCTCGCCCTCGGCACGCCGCTGCTGTGGTGGTCGGCCTGCTGCGCGCTCGCCTTCCTGCTGTACCGCTGGGCCCTGCGCCGCGACTGGCGCTCCGGCGCCGTCCTGTGCGGCGTCGGCGCCGGCTACCTGCCCTGGTTCGGCTACCAGGACCGCACCATCTTCTCCTTCTACGCCGTCGCCTTCGTGCCGTACCTGTGCCTGGCCCTGACGATGCTGCTGGCCGCCCTCCCGGGCCCGCCGGACGCGAGCGAAGGCCGCCGCCTGCGCGGAGTGACGGTGGCCGCCGTCCTGGTCCTGCTGATCGCCTGGAACTTCCTCCACTTCCTGCCGATCTACACCGGCCGCACCGTCCCGTACCCGGACTGGCGCGCCAGGCTGTGGCTGGACAGCTGGTTCTGA
- a CDS encoding SigE family RNA polymerase sigma factor: MTTRQLRAEEFDRFVAARWSALLHLARLLTGGDRHRAEDLLQEALVKLWFAWPRVAGQAPEAYVRKVLARAAARSARRRWWGEQPVGRLPDPPGPGDEAAAVAERTGLEVVLALLPARQRAAVVLRYYQDLPEGQVAELLGCPLGTARSLTARGVARLRQLLAETAGPAE; the protein is encoded by the coding sequence TTGACGACGCGGCAGCTGCGGGCCGAGGAGTTCGACCGCTTCGTGGCGGCCCGCTGGTCGGCGCTGCTGCACCTGGCGCGGCTGCTCACCGGCGGGGACCGGCACCGGGCCGAGGACCTGCTGCAGGAGGCGCTGGTCAAGCTGTGGTTCGCCTGGCCCCGGGTAGCGGGGCAGGCGCCCGAGGCGTACGTCCGCAAGGTCCTGGCGCGGGCCGCGGCCCGCTCGGCCCGGCGCCGCTGGTGGGGTGAGCAGCCCGTCGGTCGGCTGCCCGACCCGCCCGGGCCCGGCGACGAGGCCGCAGCGGTGGCTGAACGGACCGGCTTGGAGGTCGTGTTGGCGTTGCTGCCGGCGCGGCAGCGGGCCGCGGTGGTGCTGCGCTACTACCAGGACCTGCCGGAGGGGCAGGTCGCGGAGCTGCTGGGGTGCCCGCTGGGCACCGCCCGTTCGCTGACCGCCCGTGGCGTCGCCCGGCTGCGGCAGCTGCTGGCCGAGACGGCCGGCCCGGCCGAGTGA
- a CDS encoding amidohydrolase → MNRADLVFTGGPIHTGDAARTRATSLAVTGERITAVGHDEVRELIGPGTEVVDLGGKLLVAGFQDAHIHAVFGGMEMAACDLTGTVTVAEYLQRIGAYAAAHPEKEWITGGGWSMESFEGGLPTRQLLDRVVPERPVLLANRDHHGAWANTRALELAGLTRDTPDPADGRIEREADGTPSGMLQEGACGLVGKHAPATSAADRLAGLLAAQEMLHSLGITAWQDALLGDFGGNPDPSDAYRTAALDGTLTARVVGALWWDRERGAEQIPELLARREKLSHGRFRVGAVKIMQDGIAENFTAALTAPYLDGCGCATGNSGLSFVDPVALREHVTALDALDFQVHFHALGDRAVREALDAVDAAIAANGRRGNRHHLAHLQVVHPSDLARFAALGAIANIQPLWAAHEPQMDELTIPFLGPERAAWQYPFGDLLRTGATLAAGSDWPVSSPVPIDGIHVAVNRREPGADPAVPVFLPEQRLDLATALAAYTSGTAYLNGLDDTGVLRAGNLADLVVLDRDPFAAPSEEIARTRVLRTYVGGRAVHTAE, encoded by the coding sequence ATGAACCGTGCCGACCTGGTTTTCACCGGCGGTCCGATCCACACCGGCGACGCCGCCCGTACCCGGGCGACCTCGCTGGCCGTCACCGGGGAGCGGATCACCGCCGTGGGCCACGACGAGGTGCGGGAGTTGATCGGCCCGGGCACCGAGGTGGTCGACCTGGGCGGCAAGCTGTTGGTCGCCGGCTTCCAGGACGCCCACATCCACGCGGTGTTCGGCGGCATGGAGATGGCCGCCTGCGACCTGACCGGCACCGTCACGGTGGCGGAGTACCTGCAGCGGATCGGCGCGTACGCGGCCGCCCACCCCGAGAAGGAGTGGATCACCGGCGGCGGCTGGTCGATGGAGAGCTTCGAGGGCGGCCTGCCCACCCGGCAGCTGCTCGACCGGGTGGTGCCCGAGCGCCCGGTGCTGCTCGCCAACCGCGACCACCACGGCGCGTGGGCCAACACCCGCGCCCTGGAACTCGCCGGACTCACCCGGGACACCCCCGACCCGGCCGACGGCCGGATCGAGCGCGAGGCCGACGGCACCCCGAGCGGCATGCTCCAGGAGGGCGCCTGCGGCCTGGTCGGCAAGCACGCCCCCGCCACCTCGGCCGCCGACCGGCTGGCCGGGCTGCTGGCCGCCCAGGAGATGCTGCACTCGCTCGGCATCACCGCCTGGCAGGACGCCCTGCTCGGCGACTTCGGCGGCAACCCGGACCCGTCCGACGCCTACCGCACCGCCGCCCTGGACGGCACCCTGACCGCCCGGGTGGTCGGCGCGCTGTGGTGGGACCGCGAGCGCGGCGCCGAGCAGATCCCCGAACTCCTCGCCCGCCGCGAGAAGCTGAGCCACGGCCGGTTCCGGGTCGGAGCCGTGAAGATCATGCAGGACGGCATCGCGGAGAACTTCACCGCCGCCCTCACCGCCCCCTACCTGGACGGCTGCGGCTGCGCCACCGGCAACAGCGGCCTCAGCTTCGTCGACCCGGTCGCGCTGCGCGAGCACGTCACCGCGCTGGACGCGCTCGACTTCCAGGTGCACTTCCACGCCCTCGGCGACCGCGCCGTCCGCGAGGCGCTGGACGCCGTGGACGCCGCGATCGCCGCCAACGGCCGCCGCGGCAACCGGCACCACCTCGCCCACCTGCAGGTGGTCCACCCCAGCGACCTGGCCCGGTTCGCCGCGCTCGGCGCGATCGCCAACATCCAGCCGCTGTGGGCCGCCCACGAACCGCAGATGGACGAGCTGACCATCCCCTTCCTCGGACCCGAACGAGCCGCCTGGCAGTACCCGTTCGGCGACCTGCTGCGCACCGGCGCCACCCTGGCCGCGGGGAGCGACTGGCCGGTCTCCAGCCCCGTCCCGATCGACGGCATCCACGTCGCCGTCAACCGCCGCGAGCCCGGCGCCGACCCGGCCGTCCCGGTGTTCCTGCCCGAGCAGCGCCTCGACCTGGCCACCGCGCTCGCCGCCTACACCTCCGGCACCGCGTACCTCAACGGCCTCGACGACACCGGCGTGCTGCGCGCCGGCAACCTCGCCGACCTGGTGGTGCTGGACCGCGACCCGTTCGCCGCGCCCAGCGAGGAGATCGCCCGGACCCGGGTGCTGCGCACCTACGTCGGCGGGCGGGCCGTGCACACCGCCGAGTGA
- a CDS encoding NUDIX hydrolase gives MTPRKRSASRILLLDDRDRLLLLCGRMSRLTGGCHWFTVGGGIDPGEDAVTAAVRELREETALSVPAERLGPAVWTRRAAFIFEDRHYDQDEEYRLLRLSAAEAAAVRVDPAEATHGHRWWTVAELAATDQAVYPERLAELLPALLTTAPGQTPLHLGDFGFGPGYDLAPEA, from the coding sequence ATGACGCCTCGTAAGCGGTCGGCCTCCCGCATCCTGCTGCTCGACGACCGCGACCGGCTGCTGCTGCTCTGCGGCCGGATGTCCCGACTCACCGGCGGCTGCCACTGGTTCACCGTCGGCGGCGGCATCGACCCCGGCGAGGACGCGGTGACCGCCGCCGTCCGCGAGTTGCGCGAGGAGACCGCGCTCAGCGTGCCGGCCGAGCGTCTCGGCCCGGCCGTCTGGACCCGCCGCGCCGCCTTCATCTTCGAGGACCGGCACTACGACCAGGACGAGGAGTACCGCCTGCTCCGCCTCAGCGCGGCCGAGGCCGCCGCCGTCCGCGTCGACCCGGCCGAGGCCACCCACGGCCACCGCTGGTGGACCGTCGCCGAGTTGGCCGCCACCGACCAGGCGGTCTATCCCGAACGCCTCGCCGAACTCCTTCCCGCCCTCCTCACCACCGCCCCCGGCCAGACCCCGTTGCACCTCGGCGACTTCGGCTTCGGCCCCGGCTACGACCTCGCGCCGGAGGCGTGA